From a single Nostoc sp. MS1 genomic region:
- a CDS encoding XisI protein translates to MDRVAEYRNLIKQVLTEYDNLSRQSPETNYETCLAFDENHDNYLWLAVDWQGSKRIKYTYVHVRVKNEKIYIEEDYTEEGIANELIRLGVTNSDIVLAFHPPDVRKFTDFATA, encoded by the coding sequence ATGGACAGAGTAGCAGAATATCGGAATTTAATTAAACAAGTACTTACTGAATATGATAATTTATCTCGCCAATCGCCTGAAACTAATTACGAAACTTGTTTAGCATTTGATGAAAATCATGATAATTATCTCTGGTTAGCTGTAGATTGGCAAGGCAGCAAACGAATTAAATATACTTATGTTCATGTTCGGGTTAAGAATGAAAAAATTTATATAGAGGAAGACTATACAGAGGAAGGAATAGCAAATGAATTAATAAGATTGGGTGTAACTAATAGTGATATTGTGCTGGCTTTTCATCCTCCAGATGTAAGGAAATTTACAGATTTTGCAACAGCCTAA
- a CDS encoding type II toxin-antitoxin system HicB family antitoxin: MNLRYEINIYWSEEDQAFIAEVPELPGCAADGETYQEALKNVEVIMQEWIETAQELGRSIPEPKQRLMST; the protein is encoded by the coding sequence ATGAATCTGCGATATGAAATTAATATTTATTGGAGTGAAGAAGACCAAGCATTTATAGCCGAAGTGCCAGAATTACCTGGATGTGCTGCTGACGGTGAAACTTATCAAGAAGCGCTAAAAAATGTTGAAGTTATTATGCAAGAATGGATTGAAACTGCTCAAGAATTGGGTCGTTCAATTCCTGAACCAAAACAGCGTTTGATGTCTACTTAA
- a CDS encoding type II toxin-antitoxin system HicA family toxin: MSQTDKLLSKILSGTSDKNITFEHLCQLLIKLGFDERIRGSHHIYTKEGIEEILNLQPKQGKAKAYQVKQVREVILKYELGGQDESAI, encoded by the coding sequence ATGAGTCAAACAGATAAACTACTGTCTAAAATATTATCAGGCACATCAGATAAAAATATTACTTTTGAACATTTGTGTCAACTGTTAATTAAATTGGGATTTGATGAACGTATTCGCGGTAGCCATCACATATATACAAAAGAAGGTATTGAAGAAATATTAAATCTTCAGCCTAAACAAGGTAAAGCTAAAGCGTATCAGGTCAAGCAAGTTCGTGAAGTAATTCTCAAATATGAACTAGGAGGACAAGATGAATCTGCGATATGA
- a CDS encoding DUF5615 family PIN-like protein, whose protein sequence is MKFLADENLDSQIVEHLRQGGHLVWYVAEMEPGISDDVVLDLANQEEAILLTSDKDFGELVFRLRRIASGVVLIRLAGLSIISKAEIIANTINEHSSELLGAFTVITPTAIRIRRIGN, encoded by the coding sequence TTGAAATTCCTAGCAGACGAAAATTTAGATTCGCAGATTGTTGAGCATTTGCGCCAAGGTGGTCATTTAGTGTGGTACGTTGCTGAAATGGAGCCAGGAATTTCAGATGATGTAGTGCTGGATTTAGCTAATCAAGAAGAAGCAATATTATTAACATCTGACAAAGATTTTGGTGAGTTAGTTTTTCGCTTGCGTCGTATTGCTTCAGGCGTTGTATTAATTAGATTAGCTGGATTATCAATAATTAGCAAAGCAGAAATTATTGCCAATACTATCAATGAACACAGTTCTGAATTACTGGGAGCTTTTACTGTTATTACACCAACAGCTATTCGTATTCGTCGGATTGGAAATTAA
- a CDS encoding DUF433 domain-containing protein — MQKPLKQIVISDPKVMMGKPVIAGTRITVELILEKLAAGETPEQILESHPRLTREAIQAALAFAAEALRYDVIYPIVENAS; from the coding sequence ATGCAAAAACCGCTTAAACAAATAGTTATATCCGACCCAAAAGTAATGATGGGTAAACCTGTAATTGCAGGTACGCGCATCACTGTTGAGTTAATTCTAGAAAAATTAGCTGCTGGCGAAACCCCAGAACAAATATTAGAATCACATCCACGACTCACACGCGAAGCCATTCAAGCAGCTTTGGCATTTGCGGCTGAGGCTTTAAGATATGATGTGATTTATCCGATTGTTGAGAACGCTTCTTGA
- a CDS encoding HigA family addiction module antitoxin: MNNWKDMTQDRLVRPIHPGEVIADIIDDLDINTAKFAEILGVPNQTIQEIINCQKPITVDITIRLGKALGNGPRLWLNLQQKVDIWDALQSHKEEYEQVMTLV; this comes from the coding sequence ATGAATAACTGGAAAGATATGACTCAAGATAGATTAGTTAGACCAATACATCCAGGTGAAGTAATTGCCGATATTATAGATGACTTAGATATTAATACAGCAAAATTTGCGGAAATATTAGGAGTACCTAATCAAACAATTCAGGAAATTATTAACTGTCAGAAACCAATTACAGTAGATATAACAATTCGTCTTGGTAAAGCGTTAGGAAATGGCCCTAGACTTTGGCTCAATCTTCAGCAAAAAGTTGATATTTGGGATGCTTTGCAAAGCCATAAAGAAGAATATGAGCAAGTTATGACATTAGTGTAA
- a CDS encoding magnesium chelatase subunit H, whose translation MFTHVKSTIRHIAPDNLGGRNLIKVVYVVLESQYQSALSQAVRTINSNNPNLAIEISGYLIEELRDPENYEEFQREIASANIFIASLIFIEDLAQKVVTAVEPYRDRLDVAVVFPSMPEVMRLNKMGSFSLAQLGQSKSAIAQFMRKRKEKSGAGFQDGMLKLLRTLPQVLKYLPMEKAQDARNFMLSFQYWLGGSPENLENFLLMLADKYVLKAVEKQNSASVEYQAPVVYPDMGIWHPLATTMFEDVREYLNWYTARKDISSDLKDPLAPCVGLVLQRTHLVTGDDAHYVAMVQELESLGARVLPVFAGGLDFSKPVDAYFYEPTTKHPLVDAVISLTGFALVGGPARQDHPKAIEALKKLNRPYMVALPLVFQTTEEWLDSDLGLHPIQVALQIAIPELDGAIEPIILSGRDGATGKAIALRDRIEAVAQRALKWANLRRKPKLNKKVAITVFSFPPDKGNVGTAAYLDVFGSIYEVMQALRNNGYDVQDLPENAKELMEQVIHDAQAQYASPELNIAYKMSVPEYEALTPYSQRLEENWGPPPGNLNSDGQNLLIYGKQFGNVFIGVQPTFGYEGDPMRLLFSRSASPHHGFAAYYTYLERIWGADAVLHFGTHGSLEFMPGKQMGMSGECYPDNLIGTIPNLYYYAANNPSEATIAKRRSYAETISYLTPPAENAGLYKGLKELSELIASYQTLKDSGRGIPIVNTIMDKCRIVNLDKDINLPETDAKDMTPEERDNIVGSVYRKLMEIESRLLPCGLHVIGKPPSAEEAIATLVNIASLDRQEEEILSLPRIIANSIGRNIDEIYLNSDKGVLEDVQLLQDITLATRAAVRALVQEQTDAEGRVSLVSKLNFFNMGKKEPWVEALHKAGYPKVDASALKPLFEYLEFCLQQVCADNELGALLKGLEGEYILPGPGGDPIRNPDVLPTGKNIHALDPQSIPTAAAVQSAKIVVDRLLARNKAENNGNWPETIACVLWGTDNIKTYGESLAQIMWMVGVRPVPDALGRVNKLELIPLEELGRPRIDVVINCSGVFRDLFINQMNLLDQGVKMAAEADEPLEMNFVRKHAMQQAEEMGINLRQAATRVFSNASGSYSSNINLAVENSTWDSEAELQEMYLKRKSFSFNSDNPGMMDESRQIFESTLKTADATFQNLDSSEISLTDVSHYFDSDPTKLVASLRGDGKTPASYIADTTTANAQVRTLSETVRLDARTKLLNPKWYEGMLSHGYEGVRELSKRLVNTMGWSATAGAVDNWIYEDANETFIKDEEMQKRLMNLNPHSFRKMVSTLLEVNGRGYWETSEENLDRLRELYQEVEDRIEGIE comes from the coding sequence ATGTTCACCCACGTCAAGTCCACCATTAGACACATTGCCCCTGATAATCTGGGCGGACGTAACTTAATTAAGGTGGTCTATGTCGTGCTTGAGTCCCAGTACCAGAGCGCACTGTCGCAAGCGGTTCGCACGATTAACTCGAATAATCCCAACCTGGCGATTGAAATCAGTGGGTATTTGATTGAGGAACTGAGAGATCCAGAGAACTACGAAGAGTTCCAACGGGAGATCGCGAGTGCCAATATTTTTATCGCTTCACTGATTTTCATCGAAGACTTAGCACAGAAAGTAGTTACAGCAGTAGAACCATACCGCGATCGCCTCGACGTTGCGGTTGTATTCCCCTCAATGCCAGAAGTTATGCGCCTAAACAAAATGGGCAGTTTCTCTCTGGCACAGTTGGGACAATCGAAGAGTGCGATCGCTCAATTCATGCGCAAACGCAAGGAAAAATCCGGTGCGGGATTCCAAGATGGGATGCTGAAGCTTTTGCGGACATTGCCGCAAGTGCTGAAGTATCTACCAATGGAAAAGGCACAGGACGCGCGTAATTTTATGCTCAGTTTTCAGTATTGGCTAGGAGGTTCGCCAGAAAACCTGGAAAACTTCTTGCTGATGCTGGCTGATAAATACGTATTAAAAGCTGTAGAAAAACAAAATTCCGCATCAGTGGAATATCAAGCGCCAGTGGTGTACCCCGACATGGGTATTTGGCATCCTTTGGCAACTACTATGTTTGAGGATGTGAGAGAATACCTCAACTGGTACACAGCCCGTAAGGATATTTCCAGCGATTTAAAAGATCCTTTAGCGCCCTGTGTGGGGTTAGTATTACAACGCACTCACCTAGTTACAGGGGATGATGCCCATTATGTAGCGATGGTACAGGAGTTGGAATCGCTAGGGGCAAGAGTATTACCCGTATTTGCTGGCGGATTAGATTTCTCTAAGCCTGTAGATGCTTACTTCTACGAACCAACTACCAAGCATCCCTTAGTAGATGCGGTTATATCTTTAACAGGCTTTGCTTTGGTAGGTGGCCCAGCTAGACAAGACCATCCCAAGGCAATTGAAGCCCTTAAGAAACTCAACCGTCCTTATATGGTGGCGTTGCCTTTGGTATTCCAAACTACCGAAGAGTGGTTAGATAGCGATTTAGGTTTACATCCCATCCAAGTGGCATTGCAAATTGCTATTCCTGAACTTGATGGGGCGATTGAACCGATTATATTATCGGGTAGAGATGGGGCGACTGGGAAGGCGATCGCCCTCCGAGACCGCATCGAAGCCGTAGCTCAACGTGCCTTGAAGTGGGCTAACCTCCGCCGCAAACCGAAGCTAAACAAAAAAGTTGCTATCACCGTCTTCAGTTTCCCCCCCGACAAAGGCAACGTAGGTACAGCCGCATACCTAGACGTATTCGGTTCCATCTACGAAGTGATGCAGGCGTTGAGAAACAACGGCTACGACGTGCAAGACTTGCCAGAAAACGCGAAAGAGTTGATGGAACAAGTCATCCACGACGCACAAGCGCAGTATGCTAGCCCCGAACTCAACATCGCCTATAAGATGTCAGTGCCAGAATATGAAGCACTCACACCTTATTCCCAACGCCTAGAAGAAAACTGGGGGCCACCACCAGGAAACCTCAATAGCGACGGACAAAACCTGTTAATTTACGGTAAGCAATTCGGCAACGTCTTCATCGGTGTACAACCCACCTTTGGTTATGAAGGCGACCCCATGCGCCTATTGTTCTCCCGTTCCGCCAGCCCACACCACGGCTTCGCCGCCTACTACACATACCTAGAAAGGATTTGGGGTGCGGATGCAGTGCTGCACTTTGGGACACACGGTTCCTTGGAATTTATGCCAGGGAAGCAAATGGGGATGTCAGGCGAATGCTACCCAGATAACTTAATTGGTACAATTCCTAACCTGTACTACTACGCCGCCAACAACCCCAGCGAAGCGACAATTGCCAAACGCCGCAGTTACGCCGAGACAATTTCTTACCTCACACCACCCGCAGAAAATGCTGGTTTGTACAAAGGTTTGAAGGAACTCAGCGAGTTAATTGCTTCTTACCAAACCCTAAAAGATAGCGGTCGCGGTATCCCCATCGTTAACACGATTATGGATAAATGCCGCATCGTTAACCTAGATAAAGATATTAACTTGCCAGAAACCGATGCCAAAGATATGACCCCGGAAGAACGGGATAATATCGTTGGTAGCGTCTACCGCAAGTTGATGGAAATCGAATCGCGGTTGTTACCTTGTGGCTTACACGTCATTGGTAAACCACCCAGTGCAGAGGAAGCGATCGCAACTTTAGTTAATATCGCCAGCTTAGACCGTCAAGAAGAAGAAATCCTCAGCTTACCCCGCATCATCGCCAACAGCATCGGACGTAACATTGACGAAATCTACCTAAACAGCGACAAAGGCGTATTAGAAGATGTCCAACTGCTACAAGACATCACTCTAGCAACTCGCGCCGCCGTCCGCGCCTTGGTACAAGAACAAACCGATGCAGAAGGCAGGGTTTCCCTAGTTTCTAAGTTGAATTTCTTCAACATGGGTAAAAAGGAACCTTGGGTAGAAGCATTACACAAAGCAGGTTATCCCAAAGTTGATGCTTCCGCTTTAAAACCCCTGTTTGAGTATTTAGAGTTCTGCTTACAACAAGTTTGTGCAGACAACGAACTCGGCGCATTACTCAAAGGTTTGGAAGGCGAATACATCCTCCCCGGCCCTGGTGGCGACCCCATCCGCAACCCAGATGTATTACCCACAGGTAAGAACATTCACGCCCTTGACCCCCAGTCCATCCCTACGGCTGCGGCTGTACAATCAGCGAAAATCGTGGTAGATAGGCTATTGGCAAGGAACAAGGCGGAAAACAACGGTAACTGGCCGGAAACCATCGCCTGCGTCCTCTGGGGAACCGATAACATCAAAACCTACGGGGAATCCCTAGCCCAAATCATGTGGATGGTGGGTGTGCGTCCCGTTCCCGACGCATTAGGACGGGTGAACAAGTTGGAGTTAATTCCCTTAGAAGAATTGGGACGACCCAGAATTGATGTAGTCATCAACTGTTCTGGAGTATTCCGCGACTTGTTCATCAACCAGATGAACCTGCTAGACCAAGGGGTGAAAATGGCGGCGGAAGCGGATGAACCCTTAGAAATGAACTTTGTCCGCAAACACGCCATGCAGCAAGCTGAGGAAATGGGAATTAATCTGCGTCAAGCAGCCACTCGCGTTTTCTCCAATGCTTCTGGTTCCTACTCGTCAAACATTAACTTGGCAGTAGAAAACAGCACATGGGATAGCGAAGCCGAGTTGCAGGAAATGTACCTCAAGCGCAAATCCTTCTCCTTCAATTCCGATAACCCCGGAATGATGGACGAATCCCGGCAGATTTTTGAAAGCACCCTCAAAACTGCTGATGCGACTTTCCAAAATTTGGATTCTTCCGAGATTAGCTTGACAGATGTGTCCCACTACTTTGACTCAGACCCCACCAAACTGGTAGCAAGTCTGCGTGGTGATGGCAAAACCCCAGCATCCTACATTGCAGACACCACCACAGCTAACGCCCAAGTCCGCACCTTATCCGAAACCGTCCGCCTAGATGCCCGTACCAAACTATTAAATCCCAAGTGGTATGAGGGTATGCTATCTCACGGTTACGAAGGTGTACGCGAACTCTCCAAGCGGTTAGTAAACACAATGGGTTGGAGTGCAACAGCCGGCGCTGTGGACAACTGGATATATGAGGATGCCAACGAAACCTTCATCAAAGATGAAGAAATGCAGAAACGGTTGATGAACCTCAACCCCCATTCTTTCCGCAAGATGGTATCAACATTGTTGGAAGTGAATGGTCGCGGTTATTGGGAAACTAGCGAGGAGAATTTAGACCGCCTGCGCGAGTTGTACCAAGAAGTCGAAGACCGAATTGAGGGCATAGAATAG
- a CDS encoding ABC transporter substrate-binding protein, giving the protein MQKISAALSLSLATFTAGFLLAACETSNTPPNGTANNGATSTPAAQTTTSSGSGLKIGSLLPTTGDLASIGQQMAAAVPLVVETVNACGGVNGQPVSLVAVDDQTDPRAGAAGMTKLATIDKVAGVVGSFASSVSTAAVSIAAQNKVMLVSPGSTSPVFTEKAQKGDFQGFWARTVPPDSYQGPALAELAKKRGFKRVSTIVINNDYGVGFEKAFVQAFEKLGGTIVNKNNPVRYDPKATTFETEAASAFAGKPDAVLGVFYVETGSLLLKSAYQQGVAQGVQVMLTDGMKSDEFPAQVGKTGDGKFIASGIIGTVPGSDGKGLEALTKLWQAKKGSAPGEFAPQAWDATALLVLAAQAAKENTGVGIASKIREVASGPGQEVTDVCEGLKLLKEGKKINYQGASGNVDIDANGDVIGVYDVWTVGDDGKIKTVDKVTPKS; this is encoded by the coding sequence ATGCAAAAAATTAGTGCTGCCCTGAGTTTAAGTTTAGCCACTTTCACAGCTGGTTTTTTGTTAGCAGCCTGTGAAACCTCTAACACCCCACCCAACGGTACAGCTAACAATGGTGCAACCAGTACCCCAGCCGCTCAAACCACAACCAGTAGCGGTTCAGGTCTAAAAATTGGTTCTCTATTGCCAACAACAGGTGATTTAGCATCTATCGGTCAACAAATGGCTGCTGCTGTTCCCTTGGTAGTGGAAACAGTCAATGCTTGTGGTGGTGTTAATGGTCAACCTGTGAGCCTAGTTGCTGTAGACGACCAAACAGACCCCAGAGCCGGCGCGGCTGGTATGACCAAACTCGCAACTATAGATAAAGTTGCAGGTGTAGTTGGCTCTTTCGCTAGTAGCGTTTCCACAGCAGCTGTATCCATTGCGGCTCAAAATAAAGTTATGTTGGTTTCCCCTGGTAGTACCAGTCCCGTATTTACCGAAAAAGCCCAGAAGGGAGACTTCCAAGGTTTTTGGGCGCGGACAGTTCCCCCTGATAGCTACCAAGGCCCAGCCTTAGCGGAACTTGCAAAGAAGAGGGGTTTTAAGCGGGTTTCGACAATTGTGATTAATAATGACTATGGAGTTGGTTTTGAAAAGGCGTTTGTCCAAGCTTTTGAAAAACTAGGTGGGACTATAGTTAATAAAAATAATCCTGTCCGTTACGACCCCAAAGCAACTACCTTTGAAACTGAAGCAGCCTCAGCTTTTGCAGGTAAGCCAGATGCAGTTCTCGGCGTTTTTTACGTAGAAACAGGTAGCTTGCTACTCAAATCAGCCTATCAACAAGGTGTGGCCCAAGGCGTGCAGGTAATGCTCACAGATGGGATGAAATCTGATGAGTTTCCCGCCCAAGTTGGTAAAACTGGCGATGGTAAATTTATTGCCTCTGGCATTATTGGTACAGTTCCTGGCTCAGATGGTAAAGGTTTAGAAGCCTTAACCAAACTTTGGCAAGCGAAAAAAGGTAGTGCGCCTGGAGAATTTGCACCCCAAGCCTGGGATGCAACCGCACTATTAGTCTTAGCAGCCCAAGCCGCTAAAGAAAATACTGGTGTGGGTATTGCTAGTAAAATTCGGGAAGTAGCCAGTGGGCCAGGACAAGAAGTTACGGATGTCTGTGAAGGGCTGAAGTTATTGAAGGAAGGCAAAAAAATCAACTATCAGGGAGCCAGTGGGAACGTTGATATTGATGCTAATGGTGATGTCATCGGTGTCTATGATGTGTGGACAGTAGGAGACGATGGCAAGATTAAGACTGTAGATAAAGTTACGCCTAAGAGTTAG
- the crtB gene encoding 15-cis-phytoene synthase CrtB, which translates to MLQLPDSPPRMKTLVSVDESYQLCRHLTAKYAKTFYLGTLLMSPAKRQAIWAIYAWCRRTDELVDGPASAITTPETLDLWEQHLEAIFAGHPQENYDVALVDALQRFNLDIQPFRDMIAGQRMDLYRSRYETFDELYLYCYRVAGTVGLMSTSVMEVDTTSRTAPWYQKQPLYMPTEEAIALGIANQLTNILRDVGEDARRGRIYIPLEDLARFDYTEQDFNKGVVDERWRALMRFQIDRARQFYIKAEKGITYLAPDARWPVWAASMLYGQILDVIERNNYDVFSQRAYVPQWKKLRTLPLAWMRSQVL; encoded by the coding sequence ATGCTGCAACTGCCTGATTCCCCACCGCGCATGAAAACGCTGGTCTCTGTAGACGAGTCCTATCAACTTTGTCGGCATCTCACAGCCAAGTATGCCAAAACATTCTACTTGGGTACATTGCTGATGAGTCCGGCAAAGCGTCAAGCTATATGGGCAATATATGCCTGGTGTCGCCGTACAGATGAATTAGTGGACGGGCCCGCATCCGCCATTACCACACCAGAAACCCTAGACCTATGGGAGCAGCATCTGGAAGCGATTTTTGCGGGACACCCCCAAGAAAACTACGATGTCGCCTTGGTAGATGCACTCCAACGCTTTAACCTAGATATTCAGCCCTTCCGGGATATGATCGCTGGGCAACGTATGGATTTATACCGAAGTCGCTACGAAACATTTGACGAACTATACCTTTACTGCTACCGTGTGGCTGGCACTGTAGGGTTAATGTCAACATCGGTAATGGAAGTAGATACCACAAGCAGAACAGCACCGTGGTATCAAAAACAACCATTGTATATGCCAACAGAAGAAGCGATCGCTTTAGGTATAGCCAATCAACTAACTAATATTCTGCGGGATGTAGGCGAAGATGCCCGACGAGGGCGAATCTACATTCCCCTAGAAGACCTAGCCAGATTCGACTATACCGAGCAAGACTTCAACAAAGGTGTTGTAGACGAACGCTGGCGTGCGCTCATGCGCTTTCAAATAGACAGAGCGCGACAATTCTACATCAAAGCAGAAAAGGGCATTACCTACCTAGCCCCCGATGCCCGTTGGCCAGTGTGGGCAGCATCTATGTTATACGGACAAATTTTAGATGTGATTGAACGCAACAATTACGATGTCTTCAGTCAACGCGCCTACGTCCCCCAGTGGAAAAAGCTCCGTACCCTACCCTTAGCGTGGATGCGATCGCAAGTTCTTTAG
- the pds gene encoding 15-cis-phytoene desaturase produces MRVAIAGAGLAGLSCAKYLTDAGHTPIVLERRDVLGGLVAAWKDSDGDWYETGLHAFFGAYPNMLQLLKELGIQDRLQWKEHTLIFNQPDKPGTLSRFDVPDIPSPFNIIASILRNNDMLTWEQKIRFAIGLLPAIVRGQKYVEEMDKYSFSDWLKRQGVGERVASDVFIAASKALTFINPDEVSSTILLTALNRFLQERYGSKIAFLDGSPTERLCQPIVDYITERGGEVRLNAPLKEILLNSDGTVKGFLLRGLNGESDEVITADFYVSALSVDPLKVMLPDTWKQMEFFQMLEGLEGVPVINLHLWFDRKLTDIDHLLFSRSPLLSVYADMSNTCREYANPDRSMLELVLAPAKDWISKSEEEIVCATMVELEKLFPDHFSEDNPAKLLKYHVVKTPRSVYKATPGRQQYRPPQKTPIANFFLSGSYTMQRYLGSMEGAVLSGKLTAQAICESLPEANTSNLQTLSRPPATNAATA; encoded by the coding sequence ATGCGAGTAGCGATCGCTGGCGCTGGTCTAGCAGGACTTTCCTGCGCGAAATATCTCACGGATGCAGGTCACACTCCCATTGTCCTAGAGCGTCGGGATGTATTGGGTGGTCTTGTGGCGGCGTGGAAAGACTCTGACGGCGACTGGTACGAAACCGGGTTACACGCCTTCTTTGGTGCATATCCCAATATGCTGCAATTGCTCAAGGAGTTAGGCATCCAAGACCGACTCCAGTGGAAAGAGCATACATTGATTTTTAACCAACCGGATAAACCCGGAACACTCTCCCGTTTTGATGTTCCCGATATCCCCTCCCCGTTTAACATCATTGCCTCAATTCTCCGCAACAACGATATGTTGACCTGGGAGCAGAAGATTAGGTTCGCCATTGGCTTGCTTCCAGCCATAGTTCGGGGTCAAAAGTATGTTGAGGAGATGGACAAATACAGCTTCTCAGATTGGTTGAAAAGACAAGGCGTGGGTGAGAGGGTAGCTAGTGACGTATTTATCGCTGCTTCCAAAGCACTCACCTTTATTAACCCTGATGAAGTTTCCTCCACAATTTTATTAACAGCACTAAATCGCTTTCTGCAAGAGCGATATGGCTCCAAAATAGCCTTTTTGGATGGTTCTCCTACAGAACGGCTGTGCCAACCCATCGTCGATTACATCACCGAACGGGGTGGTGAAGTTCGGTTGAATGCACCTCTCAAGGAAATTTTGCTCAACTCGGATGGTACAGTAAAAGGATTCTTGCTACGCGGATTAAATGGAGAAAGCGATGAAGTGATTACAGCAGACTTTTACGTATCAGCCCTATCAGTTGACCCGTTGAAAGTTATGTTGCCAGATACCTGGAAGCAAATGGAATTTTTCCAGATGCTAGAAGGACTAGAAGGCGTGCCAGTAATTAATCTCCATCTGTGGTTTGATCGTAAATTAACAGATATTGATCACCTGTTATTCTCGCGATCGCCCCTCCTTAGCGTTTATGCTGATATGAGCAACACTTGCCGCGAATATGCTAATCCCGACCGCTCAATGCTGGAATTAGTTCTAGCACCCGCCAAAGATTGGATTAGCAAATCTGAAGAAGAAATTGTTTGCGCGACTATGGTCGAGTTAGAAAAACTCTTCCCCGACCACTTTAGCGAAGATAATCCGGCAAAATTGCTCAAATATCATGTTGTGAAAACGCCACGTTCAGTTTACAAAGCGACTCCTGGTCGCCAACAGTACCGTCCACCCCAAAAAACTCCCATAGCTAACTTCTTCCTGAGTGGCAGTTACACCATGCAACGCTACTTAGGCAGTATGGAAGGGGCCGTACTTTCTGGTAAGCTAACAGCGCAGGCGATTTGTGAATCGCTGCCAGAGGCAAATACCTCAAACCTGCAAACGCTATCCCGACCGCCTGCAACGAATGCTGCAACTGCCTGA
- the nagZ gene encoding beta-N-acetylhexosaminidase: MATLQKLERFGHHLIMGISGTTLSDEDKRALSELKPIGVIFFAKNFLDGVHYEAWLKTFGQLHSQIQEYTERDSMFFTLDHEGGRVVRTPLPITRFPHALLLRSHSREVAKATATELKSLGINLSWAPVADIYSNPQNPVIGSRAFGDTPETAASGVREYYLGLTEAGIIGCAKHFPGHGDTSKDSHIELPILNLAPEDLQNRELIPFKTLIEENIPLIMTAHILFPKIDPDLPATLSRPILKTILREELGFQGVVVSDDLDMKAVSDMFTQTGTVARAFYAGCDLFIVSRNIHSSSIERTYKIAEDLVDSLNNGTLAESVVEAAKERVEKLLAGTPQYAVQALDKDTLVHHAQLAIACCFEKHTN; encoded by the coding sequence ATGGCAACATTGCAGAAGCTAGAACGCTTTGGACATCACTTAATTATGGGTATTTCCGGGACTACTTTAAGTGATGAGGATAAACGCGCTTTGAGTGAATTAAAACCCATAGGGGTAATATTTTTTGCAAAAAATTTCTTAGATGGTGTACATTATGAAGCTTGGCTGAAAACTTTTGGACAATTACACAGCCAAATACAAGAATATACAGAACGTGATTCCATGTTCTTTACTTTAGACCATGAGGGAGGTCGCGTTGTCCGCACACCTTTACCCATTACTAGATTTCCTCATGCGTTGTTGTTGCGATCGCACTCTCGTGAAGTAGCTAAAGCCACGGCAACTGAATTAAAATCATTAGGTATCAATTTATCTTGGGCCCCTGTAGCTGATATTTATTCCAACCCCCAAAATCCTGTTATTGGTTCTCGCGCTTTTGGTGATACCCCTGAGACTGCGGCTTCTGGTGTGCGTGAATATTATTTAGGACTAACAGAAGCGGGAATTATTGGGTGCGCCAAACACTTCCCCGGACATGGTGATACAAGTAAAGACTCTCATATTGAATTACCAATCCTTAATTTGGCTCCAGAAGATTTACAAAATCGAGAACTGATACCCTTTAAAACATTGATTGAGGAAAACATTCCTTTAATCATGACAGCCCATATATTATTTCCTAAAATCGACCCTGATTTACCAGCTACCCTCTCTCGTCCCATCCTCAAAACCATCCTCCGGGAAGAACTTGGTTTTCAGGGGGTAGTTGTGTCTGATGATTTAGATATGAAAGCTGTCTCAGATATGTTTACCCAAACGGGTACAGTAGCTAGAGCCTTTTATGCTGGTTGTGATTTATTTATTGTCTCGCGTAACATTCACTCATCATCGATTGAACGTACATATAAAATTGCCGAAGATTTGGTTGATTCACTCAATAATGGTACTCTAGCGGAGTCGGTGGTGGAAGCGGCAAAAGAGAGAGTTGAAAAGCTATTAGCTGGAACTCCCCAATATGCTGTACAGGCTTTAGATAAAGATACTTTAGTACATCATGCCCAGTTGGCGATCGCTTGTTGTTTTGAGAAGCATACTAATTAA